DNA sequence from the Carnobacterium funditum DSM 5970 genome:
GTAAGGGGAAGAAGAGGATTGGATATCTTAAATGCACTACAAAAAGAAAATGATATGGATGTTGAAATGTACGATGGCGATTTTGAAGATATTACAGAAGTTGATTCGAAATTAATTAAACTTGCAAAACTTTTAGATGGAGTTGTCGTTACAAATGACTATAATTTAAATAAAGTTAGTGAATTTCAAAATGTTCCAGTCCTAAATATCAATGAACTAGCTAATGCGGTGAAACCTGTAGTGATTCCAGGGGAACAAATGACGGTTATGGTTGTTAAAATAGGAACAGAACGTAATCAGGGAGTAGCTTATTTGGATGATGGCACAATGATTGTAGTAGAAGATGGACAATACTTCATGAATAAAACAATTACTGTTGTTGTAACAAGTGCTCTTCAAACAGCTGCTGGCCGTATGATTTTTGCAAAACCAGTACATTCTCAAAAAGGAATCAAAGAAAAAGAATAGGAGCCTTGTGATGAACAAAGACTATGAGCTGATTTTATTGGCGGCCGGTCATGGAAAGCGCATGGGAACTTCGGAAAATAAAGTTTTACTGCCATTATTAGAGAAACCATTGATCGTCTATTCTTTAAGAACTTTTTTAAACGATAATAACTGCTGCCATATTATTATCGTGGCAAAAAAAGACGAAATACCTTTGCTAAAAAAATTAGTTAAAAAAGAAACAACGACCACAACTATTCTTATTACGATTGTGGAAGGTGGGGTTGAACGGCAAGATAGTGTGAGTTGTGGACTGAAAAAGTTAAAAAATCTAAACGGCTTTGTTATGATTCACGATGGGGCCCGACCTTTTGTGGATAGTCGTTCAATCAAAGCCTTAAATGACGTTGTCCATCAGACAAAAGCTGCTGTTTTAGGCGTTCCTGTAAAAGATACGATTAAAAAAGTTGAAAAAAAAATAGTGACAGAAACACTGCCACGCTCTGAGTTATGGCAAGTTCAAACACCTCAAGCGTTCAGTAGTGCTTTAATACTTAAAGCGCATCAAACAGCAAAGGCAGAAGGTTTCTTGGGAACAGATGATGCTTCACTAATTGAGCGTCTCGGTAAACAGGTCGTGATGGTACCAAGCAGTTATGATAATATTAAAATAACAACACCTGAAGATATGATTATGGGAGAAGCAATATTAAAACATCAGCAAAAAGAACAAAAGGAGGACAAGATGCAAAGAGTTGGTCAAGGGTATGATGTTCATCAACTAGTAGAAGGGCGACCTTGTATACTAGGTGGTATAAAAATACCTTTTGAAAAAGGTCTTTCTGGTCATTCTGATGCAGATGTTTTAATCCATGCGATTATTGATGCCCTGCTTGGAGCTGCGGGAAAAGGGGATATAGGACATTTATTTCCTGATACTAATCCAGTTTTTAAAGAAGTAAATTCTAGAGAATTACTAAAACAAGTTAGCGAACTATTAAGGGTTGAAAAATTTGCTATCATCAATATAGATGCGACAATTTTAGCAGAAAAACCAAAAATGCAACCGTATTTAAAAGAAATGCAGAAAAATCTAGCATTTGATTGTCAAATAGATGCAGAACGTGTTAACGTAAAAGCGACGACATCCGAGAAAATGGGTTTTGTCGGGCGTCAAGAAGGTATCGCAGCAATGGCTATTTGTCTACTTGAAAAAAATACTATTCAGAAATGAGGAAATAATCATGACAAAAAAAGTTCGTGTACGCTATGCACCAAGTCCAACAGGTAATTTACACATCGGGAATGCTCGGACAGCTTTGTTTAATTATTTATTTGCCAAACATAACAATGGAGACTTTATTATAAGAATTGAAGATACTGACCAAAAGCGCAATATCGAAAATGGTGAAAAAAGCCAATTGGAAAATTTGAAATGGTTAGGTATGGATTGGGATGAAAGTCCTGATAAACCCGGCAAATATGGTCCATATAGACAATCTGAAAGACGATCTACTTATGATCCACTGGTTGAACAATTATTATTAGGCAGTCGCGCTTACAAATGTTACTGTTCTGAAGAAGAATTAGAAGCAGAACGCGATGCACAACGTGCTCGTGGAGAAATGCCTCATTATAGTGGGAGCTGTGCTAACTTATCTTCAAAAGAGCAACAAGCTAAAGAGACTGAAGGGATCGAACCTGTTATCCGTTTCAGAGTTTCACCAGAAAATACTTATAGCTTCGAAGATATGGTGAAAGGTACGATTACTTTTGAAGCAAGTAGTGTAGGTGGAGATTTTGTTATTGCTAAACGTGATGGTATGCCAACATACAATTTCGCAGTAGCAGTAGACGATCATTATATGGAAATTACGCATGTATTACGTGGCGATGATCACATTGCTAATACGCCAAAACAATTGATGATTTATGAAGCATTTGGTTGGAAGGCGCCAACTTTTGGACACATGACGTTAATTGTTAATAGTGAAACAGGAAAGAAATTAAGTAAACGTGATGAAAGTATCCTACAATTTATTGAACAGTACCGTGATTTGGGCTATTTACCAGCAGCAATGTTTAACTTTATTGCTTTACTTGGTTGGTCACCAGTTGGCGAAGACGAAATCTTTGATCAAGAAAACTTTATAAAAATGTTTAATCCAGACCGTTTGAGCAAATCACCAGCAGCATTTGATCCTAAAAAACTAGATTGGATCAACAATCAATACATGAAACAAACTGATTTAGAAACAGTAACGAAGTTAGCTATGCCTCATTTAATCAAAGCAGGTTATGTAGAAGAAAACCTGTCAGCTGACAAGAAAGAATGGGTTCAAAGAGTCATTGGGCTGTACCATGAACAAATGAGTTATGGTGCTGAAATCACAACATTGGCTAGCTTATTCTTTACAGAAACGCCAGAATTGGACGAAGCAGCAAAAGAAATATTAGCTGGAGAAACCGTTCCTGAAGTTCTTAATGCATTTGATAAAGTCATGACGGAACTAGAAACATTTGATGCGGTTAGTATTAAAGCCGGAATTAAATCCATTCAAAAGGAAACAGGAATCAAAGGGAAAAATCTCTTCATGCCAATCAGAGTAGCAGTGACTGGACAAGTTCACGGACCTGAGTTACCTGAAACAATTGAATTGCTTGGTCGCGAAAAAACTAAAGCACATTTACAGACAGCTATTTCCCATTTATAAATAGCAAGATTAGTAAAAATAATTGAATAAAAAAAACTGTGACGAGAAAGAGTAACGTTTAAAAAATCTAAAGAGAGTCTGTGGTGGTGTAAACAGACATTTTTTTAAACGTGAAGTGCCTCTCTGAGTTGTGATATTGAAAGAAGAGTAGGTATCAACCGGTAGCAACCGTTAATTTGTCTAAAATAATTCTGTAAATAATCTGATTTTATTTATAGAGATAGAAATTAAAAAAAGTGGAACAACGCTAACAGCGTCTTTTATAAAAATAAAAGGCGCTGTTTTATTTTCAGATGTAATTTACTCGAACGAGTGGAGGGATATAGTGAAACGAATGAGAGAAGATCTTAAAACAATCAAACAAAAAGATCTTTCTGTTAAAAGTACACTTGAAATCATTTTAACTTATCCTAGCTTCTATGCCATTCTATCCCATCGTGTAGCTCATAAATTATACTTGAATCATTTCTATTTGATTGCTCGCATAATTGCTAATTTTTCCCGGTTTTTAACTGGAATTGAAATTCATCCAGGAGCTGTTATTGGCAGAAGATTGTTTATTGATCACGGGATGGGTGTGGTAGTGGGAGAAACAGCTACTATAGGCGATGATGTAGTCATGTTTCATGGCGTGACGTTAGGCGGAACAGGCAAGGATGAAGGTAAAAGGCACCCGACTATCGGAAACAATGTCTTATTGTCTGCTCATGTCCAAGTAATTGGGCCAATCACTATCGGTGATGATACTAAAATTGGTGCTTCAGCTGTAGTGTTAAAATCTATTCCAGCAGGAGTAACAGCAGTCGGGATACCAGCTGAGATAGTACGGATACACAACAAAAAATAAGATTAAATGACTTATGGTCGTTCTAAAGTGAGGAGCTTAACGGTGATAAAAATATATAATACCCTAACAAGAGAAAAAGAGATTTTTACTCCAATAGAACCCGGGAAAGTAAAAATGTATGTTTGTGGTCCAACAGTGTATAATTACATTCACATTGGCAATGCTCGTAGCACAGTTGCATTTGATACGGTAAGACGATATTTAGAATACCGAAATTATGAAGTGAATTTTGTCTCTAATTTTACGGATGTAGATGACAAAATTATTCGTGCGGCTAAAGAACTTAACATGACGGCTCCGGAAGTGGCTGATCGGTTTATTGAGGCTTATTATAATGACACGAAAGCATTAGGTGTTGGAAAAGCAACAGCTAATCCACGTGTCATGGAAAACATTCCCGAAATAGTAGATTTTATAAAAGTTCTAATTGAAAAAGGATACGCTTATGCCGTTGACGGAGATGTGTATTATAGAACGCGAAAATTCAAAAAATATGGGCAATTAAGTGGTATTTCTATTGATGAATTAGAAGTGGGAGCTAGCAACCGAACAGAATCTAGTGAGAATGAAAAGAAGGAAGATCCTTTAGATTTTGCTTTATGGAAAGCGATCAAGGCAGATGAAATTAATTGGAAATCACCGTGGGGCCCAGGCCGACCAGGTTGGCATATTGAATGTTCAGTAATGGCAACTAAATACCTAGGAGACACCATTGATATCCATGCTGGAGGACAAGATTTATCTTTTCCACATCATGAAAATGAAATAGCCCAAAGTGAGGCTAAGACAGGCCAAACATTTGCTAATTATTGGATGCATAATGGATTTGTGACAATGGATAATGAAAAAATGAGTAAATCTCTTGGGAATTTTGTCTTAGTACATGATATGATTGAGAAAGTTGACCCACAAATTCTACGATTCTTCATGGCTACTACACAATACAGACGACCTATCAGTTACAATGAAGCAACGATTGAAGATGCTAAGACAAACTTAAATAAATTAAGAAGAGCATATGAAAATAGTTCTTACCGTTTAACCGATGCGTTAGAAGAATTACCTGACGACTCAAATTATTTAAATCAACTGACAACTTTAAAAAATCAGTTCATCGAAGAAATGGATGATGATTTTAATTCAGCTAATGGCATTACGGTCATTTATGAAATAGCAAAAATAATGAATATCTATAATGAACAGAATAAAGTTTCAGGAAAAGTTTTAACAGCGATGCTTTCTCAATTTAAAGAATTGATGCAAATTTTTGGAATCACTTTTGATACGAAAGAATTAGAGGATGCTAAAATTGAAGAATTAATCGAAGAAAGAAATGCTGCACGATTGAATAAGAATTTTAAAAGAAGCGATGAAATTAGAGATCAATTAAAGACGGAAGGAATTATTTTAGATGATACCCCACAAGGAACAAGATGGCGAAGAGAATAATAAAGAAATAGTAGAAAAAGATTGGTCGCTTTTGAATGGACTAGCGTTAGCGTATGTAGGAGATGCGATTTATGAAATATATATCCGCGAGCACTTAGTTCAAATTGGGTATACACGGCCGAATCAATTGCATAAAACAGCCACTAAGTATGTCTCAGCTAAAGCACAAAATATGTTGATGCATGAGATGTTAGAAGAGGAAAATCTCTTAACCGAAAAAGAAATAGAGATGTATAAACGTGGTAGAAATGCCAAAAGCCATACTACAGCAAAAAATGCAGATATTATAACTTATCGTACCTCAACAGGATTTGAAGCGCTGATGGGTTACTTGCATTTATCAAAGCAAACAAAACGAATGGAAGAGTTAATCAGCTGGTGTATTAACACTATGGAGGTAAAAAATAATGTCCAAAGATAAGCATGCATTTAACAAACAAAAACCGAATCAAAAAAGACAGCCTAAATCTGATAGAGATCGAAGAGATGAGACTTCTCCTGCTGAACTAGTGGATAAAGAAGAACAACAACAAGACTTAGTTGCCGGTCGACTTCCAGCAATAGAAGTATTAAAATCCGAACGAGATATCAATAAAGTATTTATTCAAGAAGGTTTAAGTGGATCTAAAATGAATGAAATTCAACAACTGTCAAAAAAAAGAAATATTCAAATTTCATATGTACCTAAAACGAAATTAGATCGATTAGTAGAAGGCGTAACCCATCAAGGGGTGGTAATTGCTGCTGCTGCTTTCCAATATGCAACCATCGATGACTTATTTGATGTTGCTGCTGCAAAAGGAGAGGATCCATTTTTCATTATTTTAGATGGAGTAGAAGATCCACATAATCTCGGTTCAATTATGCGTACCGCTGATGCGAGTGGCGCACATGGGATTATTATTCCCAAAAGACGAGCTGTTGGTCTAACAGCAACAGTTGCTAAGGCTTCAACTGGAGCAATAGAACATGTTCCTGTAGCACGCGTAACTAATTTAACTCAAACAATCAACGACTTAAAAGAACGAGGAATTTGGTTCTATGGAACGGATATGGAAGGCCAAGATTACCGCAGATGGGAAACAAGCATGCCGTTAGCATTGGTAATCGGAAACGAAGGAAAAGGGATTACTCGATTGGTGAAAGAACAAATGGATGGGATGTTAACTATTCCTATGACAGGTCACGTCCAGAGTTTAAACGCCAGCGTTGCTGCTAGTTTATTGATGTATGAAGTCTTCAGAGGACGGCACAAAATTTAAATGAGAAAATAATGAGGGAGGGGGGGGCTAAATTTCATGAAAAAAGAATTGTTAATTATTGACGGATATAATATGATAGGTTCGTGGCCAGAATTAGTGAAATTAAAAGATAAAGATGAGATGGAAGACGCTAGAGAATTGCTGCTTCATGAACTATCAAATTATCAACAATATGCGGGAATTGAAATCCGTGTGATATTTGATGCCCAACTTGTCCCTGGAATCCAAAAGTCGTATAAAAAATATACATTAACCGTTGTTTTCACGAAAGAAGGAGAAACAGCGGATAGTTATATTGAACGTATAATTGGAGAAGAGAATTTATTGGTTACTCAAGTCACGGTTGCAACGAGCGATCTCGCAGAACAGTGGTTGGTCTTTCAAAAAGGAGCCTTGCGTAAGTCTGCTAATGAATTATACAAAGATTTACAATTGGCTAAAAAAGCTATTACTTCAGATGCAAAAGAATACCATTTTCAACAATATCGGCGCAATTCTCCATGGAACCGCCTTCAACTAGATGAACTGGAAAAATTGAGAGATGATTTGACTAAAAGATAAATGAGGGTGTCTCATTTTTTTAGAAACTTTCGAGAATAGTAGACTCAAGTATATATTTTAGTCAAAGACATCAATCATTGTTACTAAGCCTTTTTCACGCCATGTGTGGGCTTATTTTTTATGCTTGAATACGTAATTGAATACGTAAAATTTAAAAATTCATATACGAAGCGAATTTCTCAACGGTTTCTTCTTTTGCTTTTTCAGTAATATGAGCGTAAATATTTAATGTAGTTTGCACGTCTGAATGGCCTAATCGTTCTTGCACTTCTTTGATACTTGCTCCAGCTTCAAACAAAAGAACGCAACTTGTGTGCCTTATGCCATGAGTTGTTATTTTTTTTAGATCATAAGCTTTGATGACTTTATTTATTTGGTTAGTGGTATCAGTGGACTGGATATAGTCATTATTTTTTGTAGTGAACATAGGCTGTTTACTGTGGTTAGTATTGAAGCCTAACTTCAAATAATCAGTCGCTTGTTGACTTTTCCACTCTCTTAATACATTCATAGTCACATTATCGAGTAACAGCACACGCACGCTTGTTTTAGTCTTAGGTGGCTGAACAATGAGCTTCTTGTTTTCTCCTCTAGTTAAAGCTTTAGAAATAGATACAGTATTGTTTTTAAAGTCTATGTCGCTCCAAAGCAAGGCCAGTGCCTCACCTTTACGCATTCCAGAAAATGCCAGCAATCGAAAGAAAGTATACCATCTGCCATATAGTTCTTTTTTAGCACATTCAAGAAATAGCTGTAATTCATCTTTAGTATAAAAGTTATCAACTTTAGTCTTATTAAAATCTTCTTTACGTCTAGGAGTTGTTATGCGCTGCATGGGGTTAAACTCAACCATGCCAATATTCATAGCGTACTCTAATACTCTACTTACATAGTTTTTTAAACTACCATATTTAGTAAGTCGCTTGCTCCAATCATTCACAGTGGTTTGACAAAATTTAACAGTTATCTTATCCACTTTATGAGAACCGAAAGCGGGCAAAATATGGTTAATAAATAATTCTTTAGTTTTAACAAACGTGCTTTCTCTAACAGTATTCTTATAGGCTGAATCAAGCCAAAGTTGATAGACCTCTTCAAATGTATCAATAGAAACCTTTTTAAAGCCATTCTTTTCAATCTCGACCTCTAATCTTGCTAGAGTGAGCTTAGCTTCTTTGTAGCTAATAAAACCTCTTCTAGTAGTTCTTTTCTGTTTGCCAGTCATTGGATCAGTACCTAAATAAGTGTTAAACATCCAGGCGGTTGAACCGTCTTTTTTTGTGTATTTTTTTATTGTTGCCATGTTTTTTTCTCCTTTTATGTGGGTGCATATAAAGGATATAAAGTTTTTTAAATAATTTTAAATATTATCAATAATAAAGTTAATACGTTTATTTAGCTGTTCTTTGATTTCTTCCTTACTATATAAAGATATTTCTGAATCGTTTAGGCTATAAGCATTTAACAATGAAACTGTTGCAGCTAAAAAACGAATTAGTTTAGGATCTTCACTTCCTTTAGTTTCGTGAATTCTAGAATACAAAAGAGCTTCATCAAGTAAAGATATTGATTCTTTGTAATAAGTTTCATTAGAAGGGTTATTTAAAAAATATAATAAACTTTCTCTATAATTTTCTGATTGATTCTTAGCTACTTCTTTATTATTTTTAGTTAATTTTTCTTTATCAGCTTCTGTAAGATTATTCCAATTTACAACACTACCTTCTACTAAAAAACTTATCGTAACGTTTAGATTCTCGCTAATCTTTTTTATAGTTTCAATACTAGGGTTTCTTTTGTTCGATTCTAACTCGCTCATATATGATTTTGATATCCCTAAAACTTTTGCTAATTCTTTTTGAGTCATACCACGATTTTTTCTTAAAGTTTTGATATTATCGCCAACTGACATTATTTATCACCTCTTTTTATTATAACTATAATTAGAGTATAATATATCGATTCACTAATGTCGAATGTTTTCTAATGATATCAAAACTAATCAATAAAATTATTCACTAACGTCGAACAATCTTGTTGACTTCATTTAACACCTGTGAGATAATGAAATTAAGAAGTCGACGATAGCGATTATTTTTTTGATCTTCTTAATCGACAATAGCGAATTAAAAGGAGGTGAAGAGAATGGAAAATCAAGTTTTTGGAATGTTTTCTAAAGAACTAGAAAAACAAATTATAGATACTGTAACTAAAGTAATTATGAGCACTGCAGCAGATACTAAAGTAAACAGTGGTAAACGGTACTTTAAGAAAAAAGATTTCTGTACGGAGGTATGTATTAGCTATAACACACTTTCTGCATGGATTGATAATGGTTTAAAAGTTATACAAATTGATGGAATCTCTTTAATAGACATGCAAGACGCAGTTCAGTTTTTAAACAAGCATAAGATATAAAAAATGGTGTGGGTGCACCGCTAAAGAAGTATAAATTAAAGTAGAAGAATTCAAAAAGATTGATGCACAAAGGTAATCATTAATAAAAATAAAATATAAAAAGGGGAAATATAAAAATGAAAAATGAAAACGTGAGTATTGAAAGCCTGAGTATTCAATTATTAGATTTAGTTACGGAAGTAGAAAAAATTAAGACAGGTATCTTTTTCGTAAATGATGTTGTTGAGGGTTTAGACACACAAAACGATAATTTCAAGAAATCAAATTCATTAATTGATCTAAACATTTTGCAGCATGAAGTTTCTAGAATTTTGCCGCATATTGTTTCTTTTACGGCAAACGCAATTGTTGATTCAGAGAAAACTATTGGTAAGTTATGTAAGATTTCTGATGAAGTTGAGGACTTAGAAAGAGAACAAAAAAACAGCCTTGAGTGAGTTCATAGCTCAATCAAAGCAGAGTAAAAAAGTTGGTATTTAGTTATCTAATCTATGACTAACTATAACACAAAACCAACCTAAAAGCTACAGTAAAGGGGTTTTGACGATGGAAATGCTAAAAATAATAACAGGCCAACACAAAGAAGACACAAAAAACGTTGTCACTTTATTAAACCAGATGACAAAAACAATTAACTACCATAACATTTTGCTAGAGAAAGAACATTTAGAAACAGAAAGAACCTTGAAAGTAAAAGAGGTGGTAAATAGATGAGTGCAGCTATACAGACTATTGAAGATTTTAGAATCCTAATGAAAGAAGAAAAAGAATTATATGATCGTTTAAACGCAATCAATGAAGAAATTGCTTCTTTCAATAATAAAATTATTTTACGCAATGAAAAAACAACAGATGAAATTGTAAAAATCATGAGAAAAAAAACGGGGTGCTTTAGTTGAATGAAGAAATTAACCTGTTGAATGAAGCACTAGCAATAGCAAAATTAGGTTTCCCTGTTTTCCCATTGAGTTCTCGAAGCAAAATTCCAGTTGCAAAATCTAAAGGTTTTAAGGAATCCACGACAAATGAAGAAGAAATTTATAACATGTTTACAGAAAACGAGCAAGCAAACATAGGTTTATCAATGGCGGGTATTAACTACTTTGTACTGGATATAGATACGCATGGAAAAAACAAGCGTGAGGGCATAGAATCGCTTGAGAAGTTACTGGGTGACAATATAAGCGATTTGCAAAACGTAGTAAGCTCAAAAACAGCGAATGGCGGCTTACATTTATTCTTTTCATATCCAGATAATTATGAGGTTAAACAACGCATAGGCTTTAGAAAATCATTAGATGTTATAAAAAACTTCGTAGTTGCTCCAGGCAGCGTTGTAAAAAGAAAAGATGGATCGTTTGGAACGTATGAAATAGAAAATGGCAACTTATCAGAAATAACCGAAGCTCCAGAATGGCTACTTGATTTAATAACAGCCAAAGAACAGCCAATACAGTCTGAAATGGCTTATACAAACGATTTTAAGGGTTCAAACGAATACAAAGGTAAGTTAGTCCTATTGATAGAAGAAGTAGTACAAGGCGTTGAAAATGGAACTAGAAATCATTTTTTCGCAAGGGCGTTTGGAACGTTAATCAAGGCAAACATGAATCCTACCATTGCAGTTAATTTATGCAGGGATTGGAACGAAAACTACTGTAATCCTCCTTTAACAGATAAAGAATTATCAGACGTACTAAAAAGCATAACGAAAAGGGAGGGAGCTAAGAAATGAAAGAGGAAGAAGAAGATTTATTTAAAGACATAGCAAACGATGTTGAAAATATGAAAAAGACTAAAAAGAAAAAAGAAGTTAAAAAAACTCCGAAAACTCCAGAAGATTTAAAAAACTTATTAATAGATTTAGGCGATAAAGGAAGAGAATCAAAAGAGTATACGGTAGGAAAAGGTGAGAACGCAGAAACTAAGTACCCAAGGCTTATGCCTTTAGAAGTTGCATATGTCTTGAATGATATTTTCTTCTTTTGTTTGTTCAATATGGAGGAAGGTACAAGACTAGCAATATATATGAGGTTTGAAGGTATTTATACGCAAAACGAAACCATGATTAAACGATATATATCTTACGTTGAGCCTACTTTTACAGAAAGACAAGCCGAAGATGTAATTTACAAGATAGCTAATATCTCAGAGGTAAAAGAAAAAACTAATTCAAGGTATTTAATACCAGTAAATAATGGCGTGTTCAACTTAGAAACCAAGAAACTAGAAAAATTCACATCAGATTATGTTTTTACTTCAAAGATTGCTACAGATTACAACGATAAAGCTACTCTACCAATTTTCGAGGGTTGGAACGTTGAACAATGGCTTAAAGATTTATCTAACGGAGAAGAAGATTTAAACACACTCTTATGGCAGGTTATCAGCTCGGCAATGAACGGTAATTTTTCAAGAAAAAAATCAATATGGTTATACGGAGAGGGAAATACGGGTAAAGGAACTTTTCAAGAATTAATAACAAACATGGTAGGTAGAAATAATATCGCTACATTGAAAGTGAACCAGTTTTCGGAACGTTTTGCCCTGCCTTTACTAGAGGGTAAGACGTGCGTAATTGGAGATGATGTACCCGCTCACGTTTATATTGATGATTCTAGTAACTTCAACAGTACGGTCACAGGCGACCCTGTAAGAATTGAGCAAAAGAACAAAGCAGCATATTCAACAGTTTTTAATATGACTGTTATCCAGTCTACTAATGGTTTGCCACGGGTTCATAATACGACCGAGGGAACATATAAACGATTTTTAATTGTTCAATTTAAGCAGGCATTTAAGGGAGAGGGAGATAATTGGAGCATTAAGAACGATTATATAAAAAGAAAAGACGTGCTT
Encoded proteins:
- a CDS encoding site-specific integrase gives rise to the protein MATIKKYTKKDGSTAWMFNTYLGTDPMTGKQKRTTRRGFISYKEAKLTLARLEVEIEKNGFKKVSIDTFEEVYQLWLDSAYKNTVRESTFVKTKELFINHILPAFGSHKVDKITVKFCQTTVNDWSKRLTKYGSLKNYVSRVLEYAMNIGMVEFNPMQRITTPRRKEDFNKTKVDNFYTKDELQLFLECAKKELYGRWYTFFRLLAFSGMRKGEALALLWSDIDFKNNTVSISKALTRGENKKLIVQPPKTKTSVRVLLLDNVTMNVLREWKSQQATDYLKLGFNTNHSKQPMFTTKNNDYIQSTDTTNQINKVIKAYDLKKITTHGIRHTSCVLLFEAGASIKEVQERLGHSDVQTTLNIYAHITEKAKEETVEKFASYMNF
- the epsC gene encoding serine O-acetyltransferase EpsC, with protein sequence MKRMREDLKTIKQKDLSVKSTLEIILTYPSFYAILSHRVAHKLYLNHFYLIARIIANFSRFLTGIEIHPGAVIGRRLFIDHGMGVVVGETATIGDDVVMFHGVTLGGTGKDEGKRHPTIGNNVLLSAHVQVIGPITIGDDTKIGASAVVLKSIPAGVTAVGIPAEIVRIHNKK
- the gltX gene encoding glutamate--tRNA ligase, producing the protein MTKKVRVRYAPSPTGNLHIGNARTALFNYLFAKHNNGDFIIRIEDTDQKRNIENGEKSQLENLKWLGMDWDESPDKPGKYGPYRQSERRSTYDPLVEQLLLGSRAYKCYCSEEELEAERDAQRARGEMPHYSGSCANLSSKEQQAKETEGIEPVIRFRVSPENTYSFEDMVKGTITFEASSVGGDFVIAKRDGMPTYNFAVAVDDHYMEITHVLRGDDHIANTPKQLMIYEAFGWKAPTFGHMTLIVNSETGKKLSKRDESILQFIEQYRDLGYLPAAMFNFIALLGWSPVGEDEIFDQENFIKMFNPDRLSKSPAAFDPKKLDWINNQYMKQTDLETVTKLAMPHLIKAGYVEENLSADKKEWVQRVIGLYHEQMSYGAEITTLASLFFTETPELDEAAKEILAGETVPEVLNAFDKVMTELETFDAVSIKAGIKSIQKETGIKGKNLFMPIRVAVTGQVHGPELPETIELLGREKTKAHLQTAISHL
- the ispF gene encoding 2-C-methyl-D-erythritol 2,4-cyclodiphosphate synthase, which translates into the protein MQRVGQGYDVHQLVEGRPCILGGIKIPFEKGLSGHSDADVLIHAIIDALLGAAGKGDIGHLFPDTNPVFKEVNSRELLKQVSELLRVEKFAIINIDATILAEKPKMQPYLKEMQKNLAFDCQIDAERVNVKATTSEKMGFVGRQEGIAAMAICLLEKNTIQK
- a CDS encoding Mini-ribonuclease 3; this encodes MIPHKEQDGEENNKEIVEKDWSLLNGLALAYVGDAIYEIYIREHLVQIGYTRPNQLHKTATKYVSAKAQNMLMHEMLEEENLLTEKEIEMYKRGRNAKSHTTAKNADIITYRTSTGFEALMGYLHLSKQTKRMEELISWCINTMEVKNNVQR
- a CDS encoding bifunctional DNA primase/polymerase — encoded protein: MNEEINLLNEALAIAKLGFPVFPLSSRSKIPVAKSKGFKESTTNEEEIYNMFTENEQANIGLSMAGINYFVLDIDTHGKNKREGIESLEKLLGDNISDLQNVVSSKTANGGLHLFFSYPDNYEVKQRIGFRKSLDVIKNFVVAPGSVVKRKDGSFGTYEIENGNLSEITEAPEWLLDLITAKEQPIQSEMAYTNDFKGSNEYKGKLVLLIEEVVQGVENGTRNHFFARAFGTLIKANMNPTIAVNLCRDWNENYCNPPLTDKELSDVLKSITKREGAKK
- a CDS encoding NYN domain-containing protein, translated to MKKELLIIDGYNMIGSWPELVKLKDKDEMEDARELLLHELSNYQQYAGIEIRVIFDAQLVPGIQKSYKKYTLTVVFTKEGETADSYIERIIGEENLLVTQVTVATSDLAEQWLVFQKGALRKSANELYKDLQLAKKAITSDAKEYHFQQYRRNSPWNRLQLDELEKLRDDLTKR
- a CDS encoding helix-turn-helix domain-containing protein codes for the protein MSVGDNIKTLRKNRGMTQKELAKVLGISKSYMSELESNKRNPSIETIKKISENLNVTISFLVEGSVVNWNNLTEADKEKLTKNNKEVAKNQSENYRESLLYFLNNPSNETYYKESISLLDEALLYSRIHETKGSEDPKLIRFLAATVSLLNAYSLNDSEISLYSKEEIKEQLNKRINFIIDNI
- the cysS gene encoding cysteine--tRNA ligase; its protein translation is MIKIYNTLTREKEIFTPIEPGKVKMYVCGPTVYNYIHIGNARSTVAFDTVRRYLEYRNYEVNFVSNFTDVDDKIIRAAKELNMTAPEVADRFIEAYYNDTKALGVGKATANPRVMENIPEIVDFIKVLIEKGYAYAVDGDVYYRTRKFKKYGQLSGISIDELEVGASNRTESSENEKKEDPLDFALWKAIKADEINWKSPWGPGRPGWHIECSVMATKYLGDTIDIHAGGQDLSFPHHENEIAQSEAKTGQTFANYWMHNGFVTMDNEKMSKSLGNFVLVHDMIEKVDPQILRFFMATTQYRRPISYNEATIEDAKTNLNKLRRAYENSSYRLTDALEELPDDSNYLNQLTTLKNQFIEEMDDDFNSANGITVIYEIAKIMNIYNEQNKVSGKVLTAMLSQFKELMQIFGITFDTKELEDAKIEELIEERNAARLNKNFKRSDEIRDQLKTEGIILDDTPQGTRWRRE
- the rlmB gene encoding 23S rRNA (guanosine(2251)-2'-O)-methyltransferase RlmB translates to MDKEEQQQDLVAGRLPAIEVLKSERDINKVFIQEGLSGSKMNEIQQLSKKRNIQISYVPKTKLDRLVEGVTHQGVVIAAAAFQYATIDDLFDVAAAKGEDPFFIILDGVEDPHNLGSIMRTADASGAHGIIIPKRRAVGLTATVAKASTGAIEHVPVARVTNLTQTINDLKERGIWFYGTDMEGQDYRRWETSMPLALVIGNEGKGITRLVKEQMDGMLTIPMTGHVQSLNASVAASLLMYEVFRGRHKI